In Thermoanaerobaculales bacterium, one DNA window encodes the following:
- a CDS encoding alpha-1,2-fucosyltransferase, giving the protein MVIVRLKGGLGNQMFQYAAARALATARGARLGLDLAALDADPKRRFELDRLPISATIASPRAIFRVTARPQTLGQRALCRAARALARLAGLPPDRELAMLRPLGVERRVHSEPHFHFDPGFQGLPAAVYLDGYWQSERYFAAIADQLRRELTPGDAAPAEVRELEAAIRGAESVGVHVRRGDYVTEARTAAFHGTCEPDYYRAAAERVREVAGQPHFFVFSDDPGWVRAHLAFLGPSTVIGPGGRARPHDDMRLLSLCRHAIIANSSFSWWGAWLTDRPGKRVVAPARWFSDPSIDTSDLIPAGWVRLG; this is encoded by the coding sequence GTGGTCATCGTCCGACTCAAGGGTGGTCTCGGCAACCAGATGTTCCAGTACGCCGCGGCCAGGGCGCTCGCGACCGCCAGAGGAGCGCGGCTCGGGCTCGACCTCGCCGCCCTCGACGCCGACCCGAAACGGCGCTTCGAGCTCGACCGCCTCCCGATCTCGGCGACCATCGCGTCGCCGCGAGCGATCTTCCGGGTCACCGCCCGGCCGCAGACCCTCGGCCAGCGTGCCCTGTGCCGGGCGGCGCGAGCCCTCGCCAGGCTGGCCGGGCTGCCGCCGGACCGCGAGCTCGCGATGCTGCGGCCGCTCGGCGTCGAGCGCCGCGTCCACAGCGAGCCCCACTTCCACTTCGACCCCGGCTTCCAGGGCCTGCCGGCGGCCGTCTACCTCGACGGCTACTGGCAGTCGGAGCGCTACTTCGCCGCCATCGCCGACCAGCTGCGCCGGGAGCTGACACCGGGGGACGCCGCGCCGGCGGAGGTCCGCGAGCTCGAGGCCGCGATCCGCGGCGCCGAGTCGGTCGGCGTCCACGTCCGCCGCGGCGACTACGTGACCGAGGCGCGCACCGCCGCGTTCCACGGCACCTGCGAGCCCGACTACTACCGGGCGGCGGCAGAGCGCGTCCGCGAGGTCGCCGGACAGCCGCACTTCTTCGTGTTCTCCGACGATCCCGGCTGGGTGCGCGCCCACCTCGCCTTCCTGGGCCCCTCGACCGTGATCGGACCGGGCGGCCGCGCCCGGCCCCACGACGACATGCGGCTGCTGAGCCTGTGCCGGCATGCGATCATCGCCAACAGCTCGTTCAGCTGGTGGGGCGCCTGGCTGACCGATCGCCCCGGCAAGCGGGTGGTCGCGCCGGCGCGCTGGTTCTCCGACCCTTCGATCGACACCTCGGACCTGATACCCGCGGGCTGGGTCCGCCTCGGCTGA
- a CDS encoding glycosyltransferase family A protein produces MIPERPRLSVVMPVYNAERHLAQALESVLGQSCADFELVVVDDGSSDRSAEIVRRFAERDRRIVARFGPRRGVAAARNECVHLARAELLAVMDADDVAEPRRLEVQLGYLDGHPECVALGGQLLCIDEDGDPLWPTELPLDHDTIDARLMAGYGGALANPAAVLRRAAVIEAGGYRAHFKFGAEDFDLLLRLAELGRLANLPDILVRYRLHPASLTARSRAGQLEEAASAIRDACTRRGVARRDPEVRPAPDRSEIDELAHRAMKAREHGHARTARKYAIRTLGAAPLTPLAWRVAAMVLIGARRRSRRLQQPGDGVKRPG; encoded by the coding sequence GTGATCCCGGAGCGGCCCCGGCTGTCGGTCGTGATGCCGGTCTACAACGCCGAGCGCCACCTCGCGCAGGCGCTCGAGAGCGTCCTTGGCCAGTCGTGCGCGGACTTCGAGCTGGTCGTCGTCGACGATGGCTCGAGCGACCGCAGCGCCGAGATCGTCCGCCGTTTCGCCGAGCGCGACCGCCGGATCGTGGCTCGCTTCGGCCCGCGACGCGGCGTCGCGGCGGCGCGCAACGAGTGCGTCCACCTGGCCCGCGCCGAGCTCCTCGCCGTCATGGACGCCGACGACGTCGCGGAGCCGCGCCGGCTGGAGGTCCAGCTGGGCTACCTGGACGGTCACCCGGAGTGCGTGGCGCTCGGCGGCCAGCTGCTCTGCATCGACGAGGACGGGGACCCGCTCTGGCCGACGGAGCTGCCGCTCGATCACGACACCATCGACGCCCGGCTCATGGCGGGCTACGGCGGGGCCCTCGCCAACCCGGCCGCGGTGCTGCGGCGGGCCGCGGTGATCGAGGCCGGGGGGTACCGGGCGCACTTCAAGTTCGGCGCCGAGGACTTCGACCTGCTGCTCCGGCTCGCCGAGCTCGGCAGGCTCGCCAACCTCCCCGACATCCTGGTGCGCTACCGGCTCCATCCGGCGAGCCTCACCGCGCGGTCGCGGGCCGGTCAGCTCGAGGAGGCCGCATCCGCCATCCGGGACGCCTGCACCCGCCGCGGCGTGGCCCGCCGCGACCCGGAGGTCAGGCCGGCGCCCGACCGGAGCGAGATCGACGAGCTGGCCCACCGGGCGATGAAGGCCCGCGAGCACGGTCATGCGCGCACGGCCCGCAAGTACGCGATCCGGACGCTGGGCGCGGCGCCGCTGACGCCCCTGGCCTGGCGGGTCGCGGCCATGGTCTTGATCGGCGCTCGGCGCCGCAGCCGGCGGCTTCAGCAACCTGGTGACGGCGTGAAACGCCCGGGCTGA
- a CDS encoding DUF268 domain-containing protein, whose amino-acid sequence MAGAWLRPIVELRPWRAARGYAKLARDWKRYSALPGSERLRVRDALPMLYDDTRRTVFDAHYFYQGVWAFGHIERARPRLHVDVGSMLLYMGFVSVSTPVLFLDIRPALIRLPGFHPVGASLLRLPFADGSVASLSCLHVVEHVGLGRYGDPLDADGSARALDELARVLAPGGDLYLSLPIGVPRVCFNAHRIHEPGWMTARLPGLELVDFAGVDDRGRFRAPADPADFASSRYACGMYHLRRRRAR is encoded by the coding sequence GTGGCCGGAGCGTGGCTGCGCCCAATCGTGGAGCTCAGGCCGTGGCGCGCCGCGCGCGGCTACGCGAAGCTCGCGCGCGACTGGAAGCGCTACTCGGCCCTGCCCGGGTCCGAGCGCCTGCGCGTGCGCGACGCCCTGCCGATGCTCTATGACGACACCCGGCGGACCGTGTTCGACGCCCACTACTTCTACCAGGGCGTGTGGGCCTTCGGGCACATCGAGCGGGCGCGGCCGCGGCTCCACGTCGACGTCGGCTCGATGCTGCTCTACATGGGCTTCGTCAGCGTCTCCACGCCGGTGCTCTTCCTCGACATCCGGCCCGCCCTGATCCGGCTGCCGGGCTTTCATCCGGTCGGCGCGAGCCTGCTGCGGCTGCCCTTCGCGGACGGCTCGGTGGCCTCGCTCTCGTGCCTGCACGTGGTCGAGCACGTCGGGCTCGGGCGCTACGGCGACCCCCTGGACGCCGACGGCTCGGCGCGGGCGCTCGACGAGCTGGCGCGGGTCCTGGCGCCGGGCGGCGACCTCTACCTGTCGCTGCCGATCGGCGTGCCGCGGGTATGCTTCAACGCCCACCGCATCCACGAGCCGGGGTGGATGACCGCCCGCTTGCCGGGGCTCGAGCTCGTCGACTTTGCGGGCGTCGACGATCGCGGCCGATTCCGCGCGCCGGCCGACCCGGCGGACTTCGCGAGCTCACGCTACGCCTGCGGGATGTACCACCTCAGGAGACGCCGCGCCAGGTGA
- a CDS encoding ABC transporter ATP-binding protein gives MSAPAIRSELLSKRYRLGERRPFKSLRESLSGAFRRPLAGRRHREHIWALDAVSFEIAEGEAVGVIGRNGAGKSTLLKVLSRITQPTSGRAEVRGRIGSLLEVGTGFHPELTGRENISLNGAILGMKRAEIAAKFDEIVDFAGVERFIDTPVKRFSSGMYLRLAFAVAAHLEPEILLVDEVLAVGDLAFQKKCLGRMKSVSREGRTVLFVSHNLAAIRSLCSRALLLQDGRLEAAGPADEVIERYLRDAAAGAASAVELPRPAGADTAVGISLRFTAEDGQPRTEFRLNEPWRIRFDFECLREADHVIAGVGICALEGVPITTLYSRPARLLPGAYSVEFTVDLPLAHCDLQFVAGLTTNQRSVYYQEGLGHVSIIEAATGEQPVSARSGFLLSAARPEIVPIPDDGRRASRAGRGPTP, from the coding sequence ATGAGCGCTCCCGCCATCCGAAGCGAGCTGCTGTCGAAGCGCTACCGGCTGGGGGAGCGGCGGCCGTTCAAGTCGCTGCGGGAGAGCCTGAGCGGCGCCTTCCGCCGGCCGCTGGCCGGCCGCCGCCACCGCGAGCACATCTGGGCGCTCGATGCGGTGAGCTTCGAGATCGCGGAGGGCGAGGCAGTCGGCGTCATCGGCCGCAACGGCGCCGGCAAGAGCACCCTGCTCAAGGTGCTGTCCCGGATCACCCAGCCCACCAGCGGCCGCGCCGAGGTGCGCGGCCGGATCGGCAGCCTGCTCGAGGTCGGCACCGGCTTCCACCCGGAGCTCACCGGGAGAGAGAACATCTCCCTGAACGGCGCGATCCTCGGCATGAAGCGGGCGGAGATCGCGGCCAAGTTCGATGAGATCGTCGACTTCGCCGGGGTCGAGCGGTTCATCGACACCCCGGTCAAGCGCTTCTCGTCGGGCATGTACCTGCGGCTCGCCTTCGCGGTCGCCGCCCACCTCGAGCCCGAGATCCTGCTCGTCGACGAGGTGCTGGCGGTCGGCGACCTCGCCTTCCAGAAGAAGTGCCTGGGCAGGATGAAGAGCGTGTCCCGGGAGGGGCGGACCGTGCTCTTCGTCAGCCACAACCTGGCCGCGATCCGCAGCCTGTGCAGCCGGGCGTTGCTGCTGCAGGACGGACGGCTCGAGGCCGCCGGCCCGGCCGACGAGGTGATCGAGCGCTACCTGCGCGACGCCGCTGCCGGCGCCGCGTCGGCCGTCGAGCTCCCGCGACCCGCCGGCGCCGACACCGCGGTCGGCATCTCGCTCCGCTTCACGGCGGAGGACGGGCAGCCCCGCACCGAGTTCCGCCTCAACGAACCGTGGCGGATCCGGTTCGACTTCGAGTGCCTGCGCGAGGCGGACCATGTGATCGCCGGGGTCGGCATCTGCGCGCTGGAGGGCGTTCCGATCACCACCCTGTACTCGAGGCCGGCCCGCCTCCTCCCCGGCGCATACTCGGTCGAGTTCACGGTCGACCTGCCGCTGGCTCACTGCGACCTCCAGTTCGTCGCCGGCCTCACCACCAACCAGCGCAGCGTGTACTACCAGGAAGGGCTCGGCCACGTGTCGATCATCGAGGCGGCCACCGGCGAGCAGCCGGTCTCGGCGAGGTCGGGGTTCCTGCTGTCCGCGGCGCGCCCCGAGATCGTGCCCATCCCCGACGACGGCAGGCGGGCCTCGCGGGCCGGCCGGGGCCCCACCCCATGA
- a CDS encoding ABC transporter permease: protein MPTNPAGANAPATVVIEPSRALAGLGLAEIWAYRELLYFLVWRDIKVRYKQTVLGAIWAILQPLLTAVVFTLFFGRLAGIPSDGLPYPVFSYAGLLVWTFFAQAVTQAAVSLVSSANLISKVYFPRALVPMASIFGGLVDLAIAFPLLGVFMLAYHVPAAATFGWFPVFLLLAVATALGVGLWLSAITLEYRDVRYVVPFIVQLWLFVSPVIYPSSTVVPRLRALGLPDWLLGLNPMAGVVEGFRWSLLGTPSPPLGVMVGSAVVSVLVLISGALYFHRVERSFADVI from the coding sequence GTGCCCACCAACCCTGCAGGGGCGAACGCACCGGCCACGGTGGTCATCGAGCCGTCGCGCGCGCTGGCGGGCCTCGGCCTGGCCGAGATCTGGGCCTACCGCGAGCTGCTCTACTTCCTGGTCTGGAGGGACATCAAGGTCCGCTACAAGCAGACCGTGCTCGGCGCGATCTGGGCGATCCTGCAGCCGTTGCTCACCGCGGTCGTGTTCACGCTGTTCTTCGGCCGCCTCGCCGGGATCCCGTCCGACGGCCTGCCGTACCCGGTGTTCTCCTATGCCGGCCTGTTGGTCTGGACCTTCTTCGCGCAGGCCGTCACCCAGGCGGCCGTCAGCCTGGTCAGCTCCGCCAACCTGATCTCCAAGGTCTACTTCCCGCGCGCCCTGGTGCCGATGGCGTCGATCTTCGGCGGCCTGGTCGACCTGGCGATCGCCTTCCCGCTGCTCGGGGTCTTCATGCTCGCCTACCACGTCCCGGCCGCCGCCACCTTCGGGTGGTTCCCGGTGTTCCTGCTGCTGGCGGTGGCGACCGCGCTCGGGGTCGGCCTGTGGCTGTCGGCGATCACCCTGGAGTACCGCGACGTGCGCTACGTGGTCCCGTTCATCGTCCAGCTCTGGCTGTTCGTCAGCCCGGTCATCTACCCGTCGAGCACGGTGGTGCCCCGCCTGCGCGCGCTCGGGCTGCCCGACTGGCTGCTCGGCCTCAACCCGATGGCCGGCGTCGTCGAGGGGTTCCGGTGGTCGCTGCTCGGGACCCCGTCGCCCCCGCTCGGGGTGATGGTGGGCAGCGCGGTCGTGTCGGTGCTGGTCCTGATCTCCGGCGCGCTGTACTTCCACCGCGTGGAGCGGTCGTTTGCCGATGTCATCTGA
- a CDS encoding glycosyltransferase family 2 protein, producing MASSKTDPHAEHSGQVGVVVVSHDSAADLPACLEALAAAAGVAEVVVVDNASRDGSAEVVRAAGGAAVEVLALDHNTGFAGGCNRGFAAVPADIPCVAFMNPDVVVEPGCLTACLELLDERPDIAGVAPRLMRPDGVTVDSVGQVLDRRTLEVRDRGYGQPLGDDLLEPRQVLAACGALAVYRRSALEAVAEEGGPWAEHYFCFWEDLELGWRLTNRGFRVLAAPHAVAVHGRGAGAASGRGPLRWRRPPELEACVLSNRWMTLIRHLHSADLARRLPLLLAFDLAVTVLGAARRPRLLPPLRRRLPLVYRELGRRELLPRKRLSELPW from the coding sequence GTGGCGAGCTCGAAGACTGACCCACACGCCGAGCACTCCGGGCAGGTCGGCGTTGTCGTCGTCAGTCACGACTCGGCCGCCGACCTGCCGGCCTGCCTCGAGGCGCTGGCCGCCGCGGCCGGGGTCGCCGAGGTCGTGGTGGTCGACAACGCCTCCCGGGACGGCTCGGCCGAGGTCGTGCGGGCAGCGGGCGGCGCGGCGGTCGAGGTGCTCGCGCTCGACCACAACACCGGCTTCGCCGGCGGCTGCAACCGGGGCTTCGCGGCGGTGCCGGCCGACATCCCGTGCGTGGCGTTCATGAACCCGGACGTGGTGGTCGAGCCGGGCTGTCTCACGGCCTGCCTCGAGCTGCTCGACGAGCGGCCCGACATCGCCGGGGTGGCGCCGCGCCTGATGCGTCCGGACGGCGTGACCGTTGACAGCGTCGGCCAGGTGCTCGACCGGCGCACCCTCGAGGTCCGCGACCGCGGCTACGGCCAGCCGCTGGGGGACGACCTGCTCGAGCCCCGCCAGGTGCTGGCGGCGTGCGGTGCGCTCGCCGTCTACCGGCGCTCCGCGCTCGAGGCGGTCGCGGAGGAGGGCGGGCCGTGGGCCGAGCACTACTTCTGCTTTTGGGAGGACCTCGAGCTGGGCTGGCGGCTGACCAACCGCGGTTTCCGGGTGCTGGCCGCGCCGCACGCGGTGGCGGTCCACGGCCGCGGCGCCGGGGCGGCTTCCGGGCGCGGCCCGCTGCGCTGGCGGCGGCCGCCCGAGCTCGAGGCGTGCGTGCTGTCGAACCGCTGGATGACCCTGATCCGGCACCTCCACTCGGCCGACCTCGCGCGCCGGCTGCCGCTGCTGCTGGCCTTCGACCTCGCGGTGACCGTGCTCGGTGCGGCGCGCCGGCCCCGGCTGCTGCCGCCCCTCCGGCGCCGGCTCCCGCTCGTGTATCGTGAGCTCGGCCGGCGGGAACTTCTTCCCCGGAAGCGGCTGTCCGAGCTGCCATGGTGA
- a CDS encoding MraY family glycosyltransferase, whose product MVIQLILGFLLAYALSRVGTPMAREAALRFGVVDRPDGRLKNHAEPVAYLGGLAVFTSFLLSLGMTFEFDQELLALVLASTIVTAVGLIDDFGVLPPKPKMLGQIVAVFVLLKAGVILELVFLPWWARYLITIVWLLGISNAFNLLDIMDGLASGVGFIAGSFLLVVAVLNGRWVVAAFTVALLGALVGFLRYNFPPASIYLGDCGSLFIGLSLGALAMVMGYTEASPLGFLAPLYILALPLIDTAYVTVLRLRAGRRIYHGSPDHFPLRLRRRLGGSTERTVLAIYAAGVVMGGLGLLVMVLDPMATVAVTAVVGAIVIGILVWLARVPMGA is encoded by the coding sequence ATGGTGATCCAGCTGATCCTCGGCTTCCTGCTCGCCTACGCGCTCTCGCGCGTGGGCACGCCGATGGCGCGCGAGGCGGCGCTGCGCTTCGGGGTGGTCGACCGGCCCGACGGGCGGCTGAAGAACCACGCCGAGCCGGTCGCCTACCTGGGCGGGCTCGCGGTCTTCACCAGCTTCCTGCTGTCGCTCGGCATGACCTTCGAGTTCGACCAGGAGCTGCTGGCGCTGGTCCTGGCCTCGACCATCGTCACCGCGGTCGGCCTGATCGACGACTTCGGCGTGCTGCCGCCGAAGCCGAAGATGCTCGGCCAGATCGTAGCGGTGTTCGTGCTGCTCAAGGCCGGGGTCATCCTCGAGCTGGTGTTCCTGCCCTGGTGGGCGCGCTACCTGATCACCATCGTGTGGCTGCTCGGCATCTCCAACGCCTTCAACCTGCTCGACATCATGGACGGGCTGGCGAGCGGGGTCGGCTTCATCGCCGGCAGCTTCCTGCTGGTCGTGGCGGTGCTCAACGGGCGCTGGGTGGTGGCCGCCTTCACGGTCGCCCTGCTCGGGGCCCTGGTCGGCTTCCTGCGCTACAACTTCCCGCCGGCGAGCATCTACCTCGGGGATTGCGGCAGCCTGTTCATCGGCCTCTCGCTGGGGGCGCTGGCGATGGTCATGGGCTACACCGAGGCGAGCCCGCTCGGCTTCCTCGCCCCGCTCTACATCCTCGCCCTGCCGCTGATCGACACCGCCTACGTGACCGTGCTGCGGCTGCGCGCGGGCCGGCGGATCTACCACGGCAGCCCGGACCACTTCCCGCTGCGCCTGCGGCGGCGGCTGGGCGGCTCGACGGAGCGCACGGTGCTCGCGATCTACGCCGCGGGCGTGGTGATGGGTGGGCTCGGCCTGCTGGTGATGGTGCTCGATCCGATGGCGACCGTGGCCGTCACCGCGGTGGTCGGGGCGATCGTGATCGGGATCCTGGTCTGGCTCGCGCGGGTGCCGATGGGGGCCTGA
- a CDS encoding FAD-dependent oxidoreductase: MAATVILGGGLTGLVAAERLSAAGHPAEVFEREREAGGACRTIEREGFHFDHTGHLLHVARPETEAYLKGLGVWEELEVHRRRAAVVVGGRPTPYPIQIHTAALAPEVRRDCLLGFIRAWARREREGDEPADFARWVAERFGDGFARHFFVPYNEKLFRARAEELSLDWVGRYVPKPTLEEVVDGALGLHDRPVGYNATFRYPRRGGIRLLPDAVARRVPRLHLASRVAAVHLGERWLAMADGGRLPFDRLASTVALPALIDLIVDALPAEVAAARAALRWVRVLNLAYGVDGPAPSPEHWLYFPDRELPFYRVGFPSNHGRLAPEGCHTVSVEVSLDPGGAELAAEAAAAERALAALGLLDPARARVRVETVIDPAYVVFDHQRRQAVATLRRFLGGCGVLLAGRWAEWKYSAMEDAILDGMAVARKLADG; this comes from the coding sequence ATGGCGGCGACCGTGATCCTGGGTGGCGGCCTGACCGGGCTGGTCGCCGCCGAGCGGCTGTCGGCGGCCGGCCACCCCGCCGAGGTGTTCGAGCGGGAGCGGGAGGCGGGCGGCGCCTGCCGCACCATCGAGCGCGAGGGCTTCCACTTCGACCACACCGGCCACCTGCTGCACGTGGCGCGGCCCGAGACCGAGGCCTACCTGAAGGGCCTCGGGGTGTGGGAGGAGCTGGAGGTCCACCGGCGGCGGGCCGCGGTGGTGGTCGGCGGGCGCCCGACGCCGTACCCGATCCAGATCCACACCGCCGCCCTCGCGCCCGAGGTGCGGCGCGACTGCCTGCTCGGGTTCATCCGCGCGTGGGCCCGCCGCGAGCGGGAGGGCGACGAGCCGGCCGACTTCGCGCGCTGGGTGGCCGAGCGCTTCGGGGACGGCTTCGCCCGTCACTTCTTCGTGCCCTACAACGAGAAGCTGTTCCGGGCGCGGGCAGAGGAGCTCAGCCTCGACTGGGTCGGCCGCTACGTGCCCAAGCCGACGCTGGAGGAGGTGGTGGACGGCGCGCTCGGCCTCCACGACCGGCCCGTCGGGTACAACGCCACCTTCCGTTACCCGAGGCGCGGCGGCATCCGGCTGCTGCCGGACGCGGTGGCCCGGCGCGTCCCCCGGCTCCACCTGGCGAGCCGGGTGGCGGCCGTCCACCTCGGCGAGCGCTGGCTCGCGATGGCGGACGGCGGGCGCCTTCCCTTTGACCGCCTGGCCAGCACGGTGGCGCTGCCGGCCCTCATCGACCTGATCGTCGACGCCCTGCCCGCGGAGGTGGCGGCGGCGCGCGCGGCGCTGCGCTGGGTGCGGGTGCTCAACCTCGCGTACGGGGTCGACGGCCCGGCCCCGTCGCCGGAGCACTGGCTCTACTTCCCGGACCGCGAGCTGCCGTTCTACCGGGTCGGCTTCCCGTCCAACCACGGCCGGCTCGCGCCAGAGGGCTGCCACACCGTGTCGGTGGAGGTCAGCCTCGACCCCGGGGGGGCCGAGCTGGCGGCCGAGGCCGCGGCGGCGGAGCGGGCCCTCGCCGCGCTCGGCCTGCTCGACCCGGCGCGCGCCAGGGTCCGGGTCGAGACCGTGATCGATCCGGCGTACGTGGTCTTCGACCACCAGCGCCGGCAGGCGGTGGCGACGCTGCGCCGGTTCCTCGGCGGCTGCGGGGTGCTGCTCGCCGGCCGCTGGGCGGAGTGGAAGTACTCGGCGATGGAGGACGCCATCCTCGACGGCATGGCGGTGGCGAGGAAGCTCGCAGATGGGTGA
- a CDS encoding glycosyltransferase family 4 protein — translation MRTRILHVITRLEPGGAQRNTLYTVEHLDRGQFEPALAWGPGDPLDEAAAAIPDLRREPVPELVRPISLALDRRALQRLVGVVRRLQPQVVHTHSSKAGVLGRLAARIGRAPVVVHSIHGFGFTPLQPGPVRMLYVIAERVMARWTDHFVAVSESNLRAGLALGLFPPERASVIRSGIELGRFRSPAGGREARERLGVPEGAPLVVQVGNFKPQKAPLDFVRVAAAVARQAPGAWFVMVGDGELRAAAEELASDLAVAGRIVFCGWWDDIPGLLAASRVSVLTSRHEGLPRAAVESLAAGVPVVATAVDGTPEVVKDGRNGFLVEAGDVAGLARRVSQLLCDDGLHRRLAAAAGEGLDEFDIDRMVREQEELYRWLLGRSRS, via the coding sequence GTGCGCACCCGCATTCTCCACGTCATCACCCGCCTCGAGCCGGGCGGCGCCCAGCGCAACACGCTCTATACGGTCGAGCACCTCGATCGCGGCCAGTTCGAGCCGGCGCTGGCGTGGGGCCCGGGGGACCCGCTCGACGAGGCGGCGGCGGCGATCCCCGACCTGCGCCGCGAGCCGGTGCCGGAGCTGGTCCGCCCGATCTCGCTCGCCCTCGACCGGCGCGCCCTGCAGCGGCTGGTCGGCGTCGTGCGGCGGCTCCAGCCGCAGGTCGTCCACACCCACTCCTCCAAGGCCGGCGTGCTCGGCCGGCTGGCGGCGCGAATCGGCCGGGCGCCGGTCGTGGTGCACTCGATCCACGGCTTCGGTTTCACGCCGCTGCAGCCGGGCCCGGTGCGGATGCTGTACGTGATCGCCGAGCGGGTGATGGCGCGGTGGACCGACCACTTTGTCGCGGTCTCCGAGAGCAACCTGCGGGCGGGACTGGCGCTCGGCCTGTTCCCGCCCGAGCGGGCGTCGGTGATCCGCTCCGGGATCGAGCTCGGGCGCTTCCGCAGCCCGGCGGGAGGCCGCGAGGCGCGCGAGCGGCTGGGGGTGCCGGAGGGGGCGCCGCTGGTGGTGCAGGTCGGCAACTTCAAGCCGCAGAAGGCGCCGCTCGACTTCGTGCGGGTGGCCGCCGCGGTCGCACGGCAGGCGCCCGGGGCCTGGTTCGTCATGGTCGGCGACGGCGAGCTGCGGGCGGCGGCCGAGGAGCTGGCGAGCGACCTTGCGGTCGCCGGCAGGATCGTGTTCTGCGGTTGGTGGGACGACATCCCCGGCCTGCTGGCGGCGAGCCGGGTGTCGGTGCTGACCTCGCGCCACGAGGGCCTGCCGCGGGCCGCGGTGGAGTCGCTCGCGGCAGGGGTCCCGGTGGTGGCGACGGCGGTCGACGGCACGCCGGAGGTGGTGAAGGACGGCCGCAACGGCTTCCTGGTCGAGGCCGGCGACGTCGCGGGGCTGGCCCGCCGGGTGAGCCAGCTGCTGTGCGACGACGGCCTCCACCGGCGGCTGGCGGCGGCCGCGGGCGAGGGCCTCGACGAGTTCGACATCGATCGCATGGTGCGGGAGCAGGAGGAGCTCTACCGATGGCTTCTTGGCCGCAGCCGCTCGTGA
- a CDS encoding A24 family peptidase has protein sequence MASWPQPLVIVYALAVGAVVGSFLNVLIWRVPRGMSIIRPGSHCPACGAAIRWFDNVPILSWLALGGRCRRCRGRISLRYPVVEAAAGLLAVAALLRYGLSLPGLEALLFSWTSLALGLIDLEHQILPDVMTYPAIAFGLLCSILGGLTTFADALLGMLAGAAVPALVIVLYKLVRGIEGMGWGDVKYLAAIGAVVGLRDCLWVLVVAAVLGALVGLALILAGRGSGRTPLPFGSFLALAVIVWLYLPAGWLPPLLR, from the coding sequence ATGGCTTCTTGGCCGCAGCCGCTCGTGATCGTCTACGCGCTCGCCGTGGGGGCGGTGGTCGGCTCGTTCCTCAACGTGCTGATCTGGAGGGTGCCGCGGGGGATGTCGATCATCCGCCCCGGCTCGCACTGCCCGGCCTGCGGCGCCGCCATCCGCTGGTTCGACAACGTGCCGATCCTGTCGTGGCTCGCGCTGGGCGGCCGCTGCCGGCGCTGCCGGGGGAGGATCTCGCTGCGCTACCCGGTGGTCGAGGCCGCGGCCGGGCTGCTCGCGGTCGCTGCCCTGCTGCGCTACGGGCTCTCGCTGCCCGGTCTCGAGGCGCTCCTCTTCTCCTGGACCTCGCTCGCGCTCGGGCTGATCGACCTCGAGCACCAGATCCTGCCCGACGTGATGACCTACCCGGCGATCGCCTTCGGCCTCCTGTGCTCCATCCTGGGCGGGTTGACGACCTTCGCCGACGCGCTGCTCGGCATGCTCGCCGGCGCCGCCGTCCCGGCGCTGGTGATCGTGCTCTACAAGCTCGTGCGCGGGATCGAGGGGATGGGCTGGGGGGACGTCAAGTACCTGGCCGCGATCGGGGCGGTGGTCGGCCTGCGCGACTGCCTGTGGGTGCTGGTGGTGGCGGCCGTGCTCGGGGCGCTGGTCGGCCTGGCCCTGATCCTCGCCGGCCGCGGCAGCGGCCGCACGCCGCTGCCCTTCGGGAGCTTCCTCGCGCTGGCCGTGATCGTCTGGCTCTACCTGCCGGCCGGCTGGCTGCCGCCGCTGCTGCGGTAG